The following are from one region of the Epinephelus fuscoguttatus linkage group LG11, E.fuscoguttatus.final_Chr_v1 genome:
- the LOC125897610 gene encoding trace amine-associated receptor 1-like has translation MDKVDKKWLQFLIMCGNLLVIISIIYFKQLHTPTNYLILSLAVADLLVGVVVLPFSTILAVSSCWHLEGLLYRYYAVCQPLRYRTKITVHVIVIMILVSWTVSALNGIGLTIRGLNEEQSNRCVLFQRLTSLGIMGTFFAYYLPGIVMFIIYVKILMVSQRQVRSIQNTICQNTKSEATISKMERKATKTLAIVMGVFLICWTPFFLCITFYPLSNYTIPVSVIASFKWFGWSNSMLNPFVYGFFYTWFRTSFKMIISGKIFQGDFTHFKLV, from the exons ATGGacaaagtggataaaaagtgGCTTCAAT TTCTTATAATGTGTGGAAACCTTCTGGTAATAATCTCTATCATATACTTCAAACAGCTCCACACTCCTACAAACTACCTCATCCTCTCTCTGGCTGTGGCTGACCTGCTTGTTGGTGTTGTAGTTTTGCCTTTTAGCACAATACTGGCTGTAAGCTCATGTTGGCATCTTGAAGGTTTGCTCT ATAGATATTATGCAGTGTGTCAGCCTCTGAGGTACAGAACTAAAATAACTGTCCATGTTATTGTGATCATGATCCTAGTGAGCTGGACTGTTTCTGCTCTAAATGGAATTGGCCTCACAATTCGAGGACTGAATGAAGAACAATCTAAcaggtgtgttttatttcagcGTCTCACAAGTTTAGGAATTATGGGAACCTTTTTTGCTTATTACCTCCCAGGTATTGTAATGTTCATCATCTACGTAAAGATCTTGATGGTGTCACAGAGACAGGTACGCAGCATCCAGAACACCATCTGTCAGAATACAAAGTCTGAAGCAACCATCagtaagatggagagaaaggccACCAAAACTCTGGCTATTGTTATGGGAGTTTTTCTCATCTGTTGgactcctttctttctttgtatcACCTTTTACCCTTTGAGTAATTACACAATTCCAGTTTCTGTGATTGCATCATTTAAATGGTTTGGATGGTCAAATTCAATGCTCAATCCATTTGTCTATGGTTTCTTTTACACCTGGTTTCGAACATCTTTCAAAATGATAATTTCTGGGAAAATATTTCAAGGTGATTTTACTCATTTTAAGCTTGTCTGA
- the LOC125897424 gene encoding trace amine-associated receptor 4-like has translation METTFFLNRSDDLCNESANVSGITAVITSYVLCVFVGCLSVLIMCGNLLVIISIIYFKQLHTPTNYLILSLAVADLLVGVVVLPFSTILAVSSCWHLEGLLCKVRRCFDIFLCSSSIFNLCSISVDRYYAVCQPLRYRTKITVRVIVIMILVSWTVSALTGIGVTIRGLNEEQSNRCHLFQYSNLVSLAMVTGFTFYLSSIIMFTIYLKILIVAQRQVRSIQNTTCQNTKSGATISKMERKATKTLAIVMGVFLICWTPFFLSFTFNPLTDYTIPASVIASFKWLGWSNSMLNPFVYGFFYTWFRTSFRMIISGKIFQGDFTKSKLL, from the coding sequence ATGGAAACCACATTCTTTCTCAACAGGTCTGATGACCTCTGTAATGAATCTGCAAATGTATCTGGTATAACAGCAGTCATAACTTCATATGTATTATGTGTCTTTGTTGGCTGTTTATCAGTTCTTATAATGTGTGGAAACCTTCTGGTAATAATCTCTATCATTTACTTCAAACAGCTCCACACTCCTACAAACTACCTCATCCTCTCTCTGGCTGTGGCTGACCTGCTTGTTGGTGTTGTAGTTTTGCCTTTTAGCACAATACTGGCTGTAAGCTCATGTTGGCATCTTGAAGGTTTGCTCTGTAAAGTCCGACGCTGCTTTGATATATTTCTGTGCTCATCTTCTATTTTTAATTTGTGCTCTATTTCTGTTGATAGATATTATGCAGTGTGTCAGCCTCTGAGGTACAGAACTAAAATAACTGTCCGTGTTATTGTGATCATGATCCTAGTGAGCTGGACTGTTTCTGCACTAACTGGAATTGGTGTCACAATTCGGGGACTGAATGAAGAACAATCTAACAGGTGTCATTTATTTCAATATTCAAATTTAGTAAGTTTAGCAATGGTGACTGGTTTTACCTTTTACCTTTCAAGTATCATAATGTTCACTATCTACTTGAAGATTTTGATAGTGGCACAGAGACAGGTACGCAGCATCCAGAACACAACCTGTCAGAACACAAAGTCTGGAGCAACCATCagtaagatggagagaaaggccACCAAAACTCTGGCTATTGTTATGGGAGTTTTTCTCATCTGTTGGActcctttctttctgtctttcaccTTTAATCCTCTGACTGATTACACAATACCAGCCTCTGTGATTGCATCATTTAAATGGCTTGGATGGTCAAATTCAATGCTCAATCCATTTGTCTATGGTTTCTTTTACACCTGGTTTCGCACATCTTTCAGAATGATAATTTCTGGGAAAATATTTCAGGGTGATTTTACTAAGTCTAAGCTCCTTTGA